From Panthera uncia isolate 11264 chromosome D3 unlocalized genomic scaffold, Puncia_PCG_1.0 HiC_scaffold_8, whole genome shotgun sequence:
AGTGCcatgaaaagagaaagtaaaatgggGATTTACGGCTCCTTTGCCATTTTTAAggattctttatttatttaagtgatctctccacccatcgtggggcttgaactccctgaCCACAACATCAAGAGTCTtgtgctccaccgactgagccagccgggcgccccctcttttgccattttaaagatGCTTTGGAACCCAGGCCGCTCTGTAAAGGTACAGAGACCAAAGGAAAACAAGCATTTATGACATAGCTACTGTGAAAGAGCAGAGCAAAATGGATGGACCTGATGCTGAAGCCAGCGGTTGAGGTCCCTGTCCTGGCTGCgtgaacctctctgggcctcagcttccccatctgtaaaatggagctaatcaCACCCCCTAAGGATGACACAGAACAGGCCGGGCGTCTGTACTTCTCAGACAGTACTAGATGCAGATTAAGCGCCACCGGCCCTTTGGGCCCCGGGGGCTGTGATAAAGTGGGAGGGGACACACAAGATTGAGAAGTGTGCCCCCTGCCAGCGGGGACCTTACAGGATGCTCCGGGACTGTGCGCTTCAGAGGATTTGCCCAGGTACAAAAAAATTGACGCTGGTCTACTTTCCTTTTCCCATCTCAGGTTTGGACGTCCTAAAAAAATCCTTTCACGGTGACCGACCCTGCCTGCCAGGGTGACGTGAAGCGTCTCCTTCCAGCCTCCGTGCAGTGACTTTTGCCGGGAGTGGAGTGGCGAGCCCAGACGTCTGTCGATGCCGCCCTTGGCGGGCTCCGAGGAACAGTGGCCGccatgcctccccccaccccagctgccccGTCCCCCGCGCGCTAAGCTGCATGGTGTGGGTGCCCCCGGGACCCCCGAGGACTGACTGCCTGACCTTGCTTCACACCCCCACCGACAACCCGGCCCCCCAAGATGTCTCTCGAGTGGCTGGTGGCCTGGAGCTGGTCGCTGGACGGCCTGCGAGACTGCATCGCCACGGGCATCCAGTCGGTGCGGGACTGCGACACCACCGCCGTGGTCACCGTGGCCTGCCTGCTGGTCCTGTTCGTGTGGTACTGTTACCACGTGGGCCGGGAGCAGCCCCGGCCCTACGTGTCCGTCAACTCCCTGATGCAGGGTGCAGACGCCAACGGGCTGCAGAACGGGTACGTGTACTGCCAGTCGCCCGAGTGCGTGCGCTGCGCCCACAACGAGGGCCTCAACCAGAAGCTCTACCACAATCTGCAGGAGTACGCCAAGCGGTACTCGTGGTCCGGCATGGGCCGCATCCACAAGGGCATCCGCGAGCAGGGCCGCTACCTCAACAGCCGGCCCTCCATCCAGAAGCCCGAGGTCTTCTTCCTGCCCGACCTCCCCACCACGCCATACTTCGCCCGGGACGCACAGAAGCACGACGTGGAGCTGCTGGAACGGAACTTCCAGACCATCCTGTGCGAGTTTGAGACCCTCTACAAGGCTTTCTCAAACTGCAGCCTCCCGCAAGGATGGAAAATGAACAG
This genomic window contains:
- the ASPHD2 gene encoding LOW QUALITY PROTEIN: aspartate beta-hydroxylase domain-containing protein 2 (The sequence of the model RefSeq protein was modified relative to this genomic sequence to represent the inferred CDS: deleted 1 base in 1 codon), yielding MVWVPPGPPRTDCLTLLHTPTDNRPPKMSLEWLVAWSWSLDGLRDCIATGIQSVRDCDTTAVVTVACLLVLFVWYCYHVGREQPRPYVSVNSLMQGADANGLQNGYVYCQSPECVRCAHNEGLNQKLYHNLQEYAKRYSWSGMGRIHKGIREQGRYLNSRPSIQKPEVFFLPDLPTTPYFARDAQKHDVELLERNFQTILCEFETLYKAFSNCSLPQGWKMNSTPSGEWVTFYLVNQGVCVPRNCRKCPRTYRLLGSLRTCIGNNVFGNACISVLSPGTVITEHYGPTNIRIRCHLGLKTPSGCELVVGGEPQCWAEGRCLLFDDSFLHTAFHEGSAEDGPRVVFMVDLWHPNVAAAERQALDFIFAPGR